A stretch of Parvimonas micra DNA encodes these proteins:
- a CDS encoding methyltransferase domain-containing protein, with protein MKCCDSKKVIDNLYKNIAVNDRLRESEDSKEIEKKIALSLGYTLEDIENGANLGLGCGNPIQNANLRCGETVLDLGCGKGMDVFKACKIVGKEGFVIGVDRLPEMIERANYIREKKKFLNTKFMVSDIDNLKVESNTVDCVISNCVINLCEDKEKVYSEIFRVLKSGGRISISDIVQFNELPSWVKDEPIFHAT; from the coding sequence ATGAAATGTTGTGATAGTAAAAAAGTAATAGATAATCTATATAAAAATATTGCTGTAAACGATAGATTAAGAGAAAGTGAAGATAGTAAAGAGATTGAAAAGAAGATTGCTTTAAGTCTAGGTTATACTTTAGAAGATATAGAAAATGGAGCAAATCTTGGCTTGGGTTGTGGTAATCCTATTCAAAATGCAAATTTAAGATGTGGAGAAACAGTCTTAGATTTAGGTTGTGGTAAAGGAATGGATGTTTTTAAGGCTTGTAAAATAGTTGGGAAAGAAGGCTTTGTTATCGGAGTTGATAGACTTCCTGAAATGATTGAAAGAGCAAATTACATAAGAGAAAAAAAGAAGTTTTTAAATACTAAATTTATGGTTTCAGATATAGATAATCTTAAAGTTGAGAGCAATACTGTTGATTGTGTAATTTCAAATTGTGTTATAAATTTATGTGAAGATAAGGAGAAAGTTTATTCTGAAATTTTTCGAGTTTTAAAATCAGGGGGAAGAATTTCAATTTCAGATATTGTTCAATTTAATGAATTGCCATCATGGGTCAAAGATGAACCGATTTTTCATGCAACTTGA